From a single Nocardioides panacis genomic region:
- a CDS encoding HAD family acid phosphatase translates to MSPSRSRRSLTAFASVAALATLATLGFQSSAVSHGFHAVAAPPASPTSADQIQNIDQVRTAIKAYYGDTLTTTADPVPNSVDGKDNALHVASPTGAYAREMARLEKSADGYLKRGHEHGSKHGTGSKAILLDVDDTSLNTYNYEIYSNFTYNPSTNGSFVDAAAFPAVFGMPDLVASAQKAGYTVFFLTGRPESQRAGTETNLRNTGFPVTGTPVGANPDNVFLKDVNHAWTTCDTTGDNACSTIEVKSETRKYIESLGYDIKANFGDQLSDLSGGYADKTFKLPNPMYYLP, encoded by the coding sequence ATGTCCCCGTCCCGTTCGCGGCGGTCGCTGACCGCGTTCGCGTCGGTCGCCGCGCTGGCCACCCTGGCCACGCTCGGCTTCCAGTCCTCCGCCGTCTCCCACGGCTTCCACGCCGTGGCCGCGCCGCCGGCCAGCCCGACCAGCGCCGACCAGATCCAGAACATCGACCAGGTCCGCACCGCGATCAAGGCGTACTACGGCGACACGCTGACCACCACGGCCGACCCGGTGCCGAACTCGGTGGACGGCAAGGACAACGCCCTGCACGTCGCGTCGCCGACCGGCGCCTACGCCCGCGAGATGGCCCGGCTCGAGAAGTCCGCGGACGGCTACCTCAAGCGGGGTCACGAGCACGGCTCGAAGCACGGCACCGGCAGCAAGGCGATCCTGCTCGACGTGGACGACACGTCGCTGAACACCTACAACTACGAGATCTACAGCAACTTCACCTACAACCCGTCGACCAACGGGTCGTTCGTGGACGCGGCCGCGTTCCCGGCCGTCTTCGGCATGCCCGACCTCGTGGCCTCGGCGCAGAAGGCCGGCTACACGGTCTTCTTCCTGACCGGCCGCCCCGAGTCGCAGCGCGCCGGCACCGAGACCAACCTGAGGAACACCGGCTTCCCGGTGACCGGCACCCCGGTCGGCGCGAACCCCGACAACGTGTTCCTCAAGGACGTCAACCACGCCTGGACCACGTGCGACACGACCGGCGACAACGCCTGCTCGACGATCGAGGTGAAGTCCGAGACCCGCAAGTACATCGAGTCCCTGGGCTACGACATCAAGGCCAACTTCGGCGACCAGCTCAGCGACCTGTCCGGCGGCTACGCCGACAAGACGTTCAAGCTGCCGAACCCGATGTACTACCTGCCCTGA
- a CDS encoding glycoside hydrolase family 3 protein, with product MLLPRTGAAVATAALLAVSACGAAGPDGPDPRPTSSGGSWKQGGSSGTGTFRPLPVETGWGPSPGEIDRARSLVGGLSLRERAGQVIVASYGGTAAPTGLVRRLHLGGVVAFSENLAGAGQVARSNRALQRSAARDGRRWPVLVGVDQEGGRVARVTSGVTGFPAFMTAGAAGDPGLTREAYAASGAELLGLGFTVDFAPDSDVTVGPADPAIGARSAGSSPERVAAQVTAAVQGFASSGLVPVVKHFPGHGSVTTDSHYGLPVQHRSLAELRARDLVPFRAAVDAGTSAVMVGHLDVRAVDPRTPSSLSHAVVAGLLRDELGFRGVAFTDSLQMAAVADRFGSAGSAVRALRAGEDVLLMPPDPRAARDGIVAAVRDGRLPQARLDQAAIRMVALLLHQRDQAHRPRPAGSGGDVSRRLSAAGITSVSGPCSGRLVGPRVRVSGPASAVARFRAAAASAGLRVVGPARRTGKHAKRPPRATTVRLVDSTGGPARGDVVVALDIPYVLGGSTAPVRIATYGETPGAFDALLAVLLGRATAPGRLPVDVAGVPRDGC from the coding sequence ATGCTCCTGCCCCGGACCGGTGCGGCTGTCGCGACGGCAGCCCTGCTCGCCGTGTCCGCGTGCGGCGCCGCCGGCCCGGACGGGCCCGACCCGCGCCCCACGAGCTCGGGCGGCAGCTGGAAGCAAGGCGGCAGCAGCGGCACCGGGACCTTCCGGCCGCTGCCCGTGGAGACCGGTTGGGGGCCCTCGCCGGGCGAGATCGATCGGGCCCGGAGCCTGGTGGGCGGGCTCTCCCTGCGCGAGCGGGCCGGCCAGGTCATCGTCGCCTCCTACGGCGGCACCGCCGCGCCCACCGGCCTGGTCCGCCGGCTGCACCTCGGCGGGGTCGTCGCGTTCAGCGAGAACCTCGCCGGCGCCGGGCAGGTCGCCCGCAGCAACCGGGCGCTGCAGCGCTCTGCGGCCCGCGACGGCCGGCGCTGGCCGGTGCTGGTCGGCGTCGACCAGGAGGGCGGCCGGGTGGCCCGCGTGACGTCCGGGGTCACCGGCTTCCCGGCCTTCATGACCGCCGGGGCGGCCGGCGACCCGGGACTGACCCGCGAGGCGTACGCCGCCAGCGGCGCCGAGCTGCTCGGGCTCGGCTTCACCGTCGACTTCGCGCCGGACTCCGACGTCACCGTCGGGCCGGCCGACCCGGCGATCGGCGCACGCTCGGCCGGCTCCTCGCCCGAGCGGGTCGCCGCGCAGGTCACCGCCGCCGTCCAGGGCTTCGCGTCCTCCGGGCTGGTGCCGGTCGTCAAGCACTTCCCGGGCCACGGCTCGGTCACCACCGACAGCCACTACGGGCTGCCGGTCCAGCACCGGTCGCTGGCCGAGCTGCGCGCCCGCGACCTGGTGCCGTTCCGCGCCGCCGTCGACGCGGGCACGTCCGCGGTGATGGTCGGGCACCTCGACGTCCGCGCCGTGGACCCGCGGACCCCCTCGTCCCTGTCCCACGCGGTGGTGGCCGGGCTGCTGCGCGACGAGCTCGGCTTCCGCGGCGTGGCGTTCACAGACTCGCTGCAGATGGCCGCGGTCGCCGACCGGTTCGGCAGCGCCGGATCCGCGGTGCGCGCGCTGCGGGCCGGCGAGGACGTGCTGCTGATGCCGCCGGACCCGCGCGCGGCCCGGGACGGGATCGTGGCCGCCGTACGCGACGGGAGGCTGCCGCAGGCCCGGCTCGACCAGGCGGCCATCCGGATGGTGGCGCTGCTGCTGCACCAGCGCGACCAGGCGCACCGGCCGCGTCCGGCCGGCTCCGGCGGCGACGTGTCGCGGCGGCTGTCGGCGGCGGGGATCACCTCGGTGTCCGGGCCCTGCTCCGGACGGCTCGTCGGCCCGCGGGTGCGGGTGAGCGGCCCGGCGTCCGCAGTGGCCCGGTTCCGCGCGGCCGCCGCGTCGGCCGGCCTGCGGGTGGTCGGTCCGGCCAGGCGCACCGGCAAGCACGCGAAGCGACCGCCGCGGGCCACGACGGTCCGGCTGGTGGACTCCACCGGCGGCCCCGCGCGCGGGGACGTGGTCGTCGCCCTGGACATCCCCTACGTGCTGGGCGGCAGCACCGCCCCGGTCCGGATCGCGACGTACGGCGAGACCCCGGGCGCGTTCGACGCGCTGCTCGCGGTGCTCCTCGGCCGGGCGACGGCTCCGGGCCGGCTGCCCGTCGACGTCGCGGGCGTGCCCCGCGACGGCTGCTGA
- a CDS encoding MmcQ/YjbR family DNA-binding protein — MSPDDVRRVALALDGATERDHHGFPSFRTARRIFVTVPDPEHLHVMLGEEDIRAAVAEWPRWCEEKWWGRTLSAVRVSLPDCDPAVVAELVEDAWRRHS; from the coding sequence ATGAGCCCGGACGACGTACGCAGGGTGGCGCTGGCGCTCGACGGCGCCACCGAGCGGGACCACCACGGCTTCCCGTCCTTCCGGACCGCCCGGCGGATCTTCGTGACGGTCCCGGATCCCGAGCACCTGCACGTGATGCTCGGCGAGGAGGACATCCGTGCCGCCGTCGCCGAGTGGCCGCGGTGGTGCGAGGAGAAGTGGTGGGGCAGGACCCTCTCGGCGGTCCGCGTCTCGCTGCCGGACTGCGACCCGGCCGTGGTGGCCGAGCTCGTCGAGGACGCCTGGCGGCGGCACTCCTGA